The window GATGAGACTTGTCGATCAGTACGAAGCCAGCGTAGTGGTGAGCGGCGAGCGACGGTGCGAGTTCATCCGCCAATTCGCGGCGGGCCTCCTCGGTACTGACGGCAACTGCGGCGTTCTCACCGGCCTCGTCTACTTTTCGTTTGGCCAGCAAGGCATCGACGGAATGACGCACCGTTTCATCATTGGCCAACGATGCGGCTGTTGATTCTTGAACCGCAAACCATTTTTCGAGCATTTCCGTTTCGATATGAACGAAGCTCAACAGCCCGGCACGGACGTTACTCTTGATCGTTGATTCGATCGCGTTCTGGACGAAGTATCCAATCGTCGCCAGGAGCAGAACGGCCACAATCGGCCAGACCCAGATCTGTTTTTTTAAGAACACACCGGTGCGGGTGACCGTCCGAGTCATGCTCCGCGAGGCCCAGGTCATGTGCGCCTGAGGATGAGTGATTGTGCGTCCGGAGCGGCGGAACAGGTTCAGCGGATTCATGTCAGCCACGAGAGAGAAAAATACAAAAACGGCTCGGTCGTTGATCAGCATACTTGCCGGGTCGCATGGACGCGCTGATTTTGAGCAGGTTTTTAGTTCCCTGGGGCACCTGACTGACCTATGATACCGACTGCATTGTCATCGCATGGAAGCATTCAACAACACGTCCACAACGCGAGAAAACAATATGCGATGGTTGTCCCTCCCCACTCTTCTCATCATGGTTGCGTTGGCGCCAACGGGGCTGGCCCAGACGGCCCCGTCTGACCAGCCAAGCAATCCAGCAGACCAGAAACCGGACGTTTCACCCGAATTGGTGGCAATCCAAGCACAATCAGATGCATTTGCCGAGGCGTTTAATCGGCATGACGCCAGCGCGGTTGCCGCCCTATGGACCGATCATGCCGAATTCATCGATGATTCGGGGACGGTGTACGCGGGACGTGAGGCGATTGAGGAAGCATATGCTCAATACTTTGCAGAGCACTCCGACGTGCAGATCCAGTTTGTGATCGACTCGCTGCGTCAGCTGGGTGACAATGTGGCGATCGAAGACGGCCGGGCAATCGTGTCACCGCCACCCGCAGGCGACGCCGGTGTCAGCAAATACACAGCGGTGCACACCAAAGTCGATGGCAAATGGCGGATGGCGTCGGTCCGCGATACATGGGTGGAGGCCACCGTTGCCCCGCAGAGCGTTGCCGATCTGGAATTCTTGATCGGAGACTGGGTTGCTGAAGAACATGGCGTTCAGATGCATTCGGTTTGTCGATGGATCGCTGATCGGCATTTCGTCGCGAGAACCTACACGACAACTCATTTAGATGGTTCCAAGACATCAGGAATGCAATTGATCGGCTGGAACCCGATCGCAGAACGGATGCAGTCATGGATGTTCAGT of the Allorhodopirellula heiligendammensis genome contains:
- a CDS encoding YybH family protein; its protein translation is MRWLSLPTLLIMVALAPTGLAQTAPSDQPSNPADQKPDVSPELVAIQAQSDAFAEAFNRHDASAVAALWTDHAEFIDDSGTVYAGREAIEEAYAQYFAEHSDVQIQFVIDSLRQLGDNVAIEDGRAIVSPPPAGDAGVSKYTAVHTKVDGKWRMASVRDTWVEATVAPQSVADLEFLIGDWVAEEHGVQMHSVCRWIADRHFVARTYTTTHLDGSKTSGMQLIGWNPIAERMQSWMFSPDGGHAIGVWSATPAGWVAETIGTTGDGTPTTSLNRLSKLDDNAYVWQSIQRTAGGVALPDTDEVVIKRTSSDQ